The Sandaracinaceae bacterium genomic interval GGTGACCGCCTCGTCGTAGGCCTCCTGCGTGGTCGCGAAGCCGCACTTGTAGACGCCGTTGTTGACGTCCTCGTAGACGCGCGGGTTGATCGCGTCGATCTCCGCGCGCAGCGCCACGGGGCGCAGATCGGGCGCGTCGACGCCGAATTCCTCGTCGAGCATGCGGATGATCTCGGAGGACTCGTTGTTGACGATGGTCTCTGCCTGCTTGTCCCAGAGCACCGGCACGGTGACGCGGCCGGTGAAGCCCGGGTCCGCCTTCTGATAGACCTCGTAGAGGCGCTGGCTGCCGAAGAGGTGGCCGGGGTGGTCGGCGTCGAAGACCCAGCCCTCGTCGAGCATGTCCGGCGCGACGACGCTCACCGAGATGGCGTCCTCGAGGCCGAGAAGGCTGCGATAGATGAGTGTGCGGTGCGCCCAGGGGCACGCGTTGGCCACGTAGAGGTGGTAGCGACCGGCCTCGGGAGGGTGCTCGGCGTCGCCGCGCCTGACCCACTTGCGGTACTGCGCCTCCCCGCGGACGAAGCGCCCGCCGCTCTCGGAGGTGTCGTACCACCGATTCTTCCACTCACCTTCGACGAGCAATCCCATGCGTGCCTCTTCCTGCTCTCCTCATCATGGGACCTGAGCCCGCCCGGCACCGCTTCAAACCTTCGAAGGCGTCCATCGGATTCTTCGAAGGCACCCGCGAAGGCTCGTTTGCGAGCCTCTCCGAACTGCGATATCTGAGCCCGGGAGCAGAACGACGTGCGAACGCCCATCGCGATCCTCCGACGCCCCGACCGGCTCTCTCGCCTCTGGCTCGTGCGGGATCCGGAGCCCCGCCTCGAGGAGACGCCCGTCGACGGTGCGCTCGCGTCGCAGCTCACCCGCATGGCGCGCTTCGACGTGGAGCGCGACGTGGACAACCTGCGCGCGCTCTGGCGCGACACGCTCCCCGCGCCCGACGGCTGGCCCGGGCGACCGCCCCCCGCCGCCGTCGCGCCGAAGCCGCCGCCCCGACCTACCGCGGCGCACCCGCGCGCGTTCTGGGGGACCAAGCGCCAGCCGCCGAAGCAAGAGCGCCCTCGCATCGATCTGCGCCCGCTGCTCGAGCGGCTCGCCGTGGTGCGCGCGGCCGGCGTCGCGCTCGCGGGGGATCCCTACCTCGCGCTCCACCACGGCGGCGACGGAGACCTGGACGCGCTCGACCCGCGCTTCCGCGCGTGGGTGCTCCCGTCGCTGCGCGGGCGCGCGTGGCCCGAAGTGGACGCGGCGCACCGGCGCTTCGTCTCGCTCCTCCACGTCTGGCCGGACGCCGCGGTGGAGCTGGCCGCGAACGCGGCGGCGGGGGGCGTCGCGCTCTGGGACGGGCTGCTCCGCCGGCCGTCCAGCACGGGCAGGGCGTGGCTCTCGGCGCTGTCCCGAATGACCGACCTCTCCGGGACGGACGCGGCGGCGCTCGACGGCGCGTTGACCCG includes:
- a CDS encoding glutathione S-transferase family protein, with product MGLLVEGEWKNRWYDTSESGGRFVRGEAQYRKWVRRGDAEHPPEAGRYHLYVANACPWAHRTLIYRSLLGLEDAISVSVVAPDMLDEGWVFDADHPGHLFGSQRLYEVYQKADPGFTGRVTVPVLWDKQAETIVNNESSEIIRMLDEEFGVDAPDLRPVALRAEIDAINPRVYEDVNNGVYKCGFATTQEAYDEAVTALFDTLDWLEARLEGKTFLVGERLTEADLRLFTTLLRFDPVYHVHFKCDRRRISDYPNLWRLTRRIYQMPAVKKTVNMTEIRRHYFYSHESVNPHRIVPVMPDIDFDAPVD